One stretch of Bombus terrestris chromosome 5, iyBomTerr1.2, whole genome shotgun sequence DNA includes these proteins:
- the LOC105665796 gene encoding uncharacterized protein LOC105665796 yields the protein MKGIRTFVLQDLSHVLPTKSFQKNLVPSYYLSSSQVHTTSSSRRFWNFFDFSCKEEPASRDEKKCLPSNGIVSSSLFSNDALDVVSKSVSPNSMTTTVTFTPKYINDSQLDLKATSMTCLKIQGLMKQDNLVSLLDGNPVPRTLKWKLKGYKTLRNEQAVDFAFVPGAKSYECDILPRNKYHELEQSNRRILPRRKSICSGMENSEENGTLSLTTKAIENKAKIERVKKVDAKDADIVEKESNLERKNISDVDRPANVSSQQASTYKLLVHVLQSAGPKKEEIKYLPILKSELSAAPSQTKYQTQPVAGFCSQPPKKIQKPSAPILNRTEKGADSAKDVSSMKLDEGKKAAASEEKQASSLSKPLAPRYSEVTGNASERRSMEKRGEERNPMEGEAKARETENDTSAFQSSEKMSRTEPTQFARDSGETSEKRRAASRTSTYFAPRAYGASNGWNRQSSKTEANRTFESIIGIPENTSTPLKLTRRNEGQGVKSSPCAATQVRLQQNEGRSVPNSRTNSFGSDRSSMAGSSDGGSRKPPASFAPFTTRRSSSNSSCLSRKLAVSERTGNGSKSAFNSNNSLNISTSSVNAARKCRDNDARCPRARKCEQERPRSKKDRKICKRYCCPALQTPTHCDYNRFQCPKHKVKNATQIEKYEVKKDPTCMPNEKDEQSREFCTTLERSRPSDRDCKRQTERKCSRERRDRSCDRRRRRSCEREEQRDCSRQEEGRTICTKPRKRDTSCKRRRKCNDRDCDRRSAKCTGRRNYTQSAFSNHSTNVPKNVKRYSSLPAFAFPLITMKNSKEAKQSLFVSPSICKFLQSPLVRSKSDDKCKKPSPKCKPTGGKDEDKCKRPSAKCKLNADVKCKKVDSCKKESTKCKKEDPCKRLRGTCEKKKEDPCKKTRGTCEKKKEDPCKKVRATCGKREDPCKKTRTTCGKREDPCKKRTSCGPEVKKVEDPCKRVRSASEKKDDPCKKASRPSCSTKGDPCKSSDKLKCSAVKDTKCTLEDSCSKKREQMCQERCMASSTSAESAKERLDRERKEVEECKRHVKKNDHKKKKESATGLKCVTNPCKQQLKDSQSKFASIDLPLQSFVNVISNTCMSQGSNLVNLPRDRSYPILNSVNHDEVNRETDPPEPTRNFWSFNDENVDPVVTPPMDNTPQDNNEPVEDVHSGSTSNWLFSWFNCKY from the exons ATGAAAGGAATCAGGACATTCGTGTTGCAGGATCTTTCCCACGTTTTACCCACAAAAAGTTTCCAG AAAAATCTCGTGCCAAGTTATTACCTGTCGTCGTCGCAAGTGCACACGACATCGTCGTCTCGTCGATTTTGGAATTTCTTCGACTTCTCGTGCAAAGAGGAGCCGGCCAGTCGCGACGAAAAGAAGTGTCTGCCTTCCAATGGCATCGTCTCGTCGTCCTTATTCTCCAACGATGCTCTCGATGTTGTCTCGAAATCCGTGTCCCCGAATTCCATGACCACGACCGTAACGTTCACGCCAAAATACATCAACGATTCTCAACTCGACCTGAAGGCAACATCGATGACCTGTTTAAAAATCCAGGGTCTAATGAAACAGGACAACTTGGTGTCTTTGCTGGATGGAAATCCTGTGCCAAGGACTCTGAAATGGAAACTCAAAGGTTACAAGACTCTTCGAAACGAGCAGGCTGTTGACTTCGCCTTCGTCCCTGGCGCAAAGTCTTACGAGTGCGATATTTTACCGCGAAACAAATACCACGAACTCGAGCAGTCAAATCGTAGAATACTACCACGTCGGAAGAGCATCTGCTCGGGGATGGAAAACAGCGAAGAAAATGGCACGTTGTCTTTGACGACGAAAGCCATCGAGAACAAGGCTAAGATAGAGCGTGTGAAGAAAGTAGACGCTAAAGACGCTGATATCGTCGAAAAGGAAAGTAACCTGGAGCGTAAGAATATTTCAGACGTGGACAGACCGGCGAACGTTTCCAGTCAGCAGGCTTCAACGTACAAGTTGCTGGTTCACGTCCTTCAAAGTGCCGGCCCGAAGAAAGAGGAGATAAAGTATCTGCCGATTTTGAAATCGGAACTGTCAGCAGCACCGAGTCAGACGAAGTATCAGACGCAGCCAGTGGCTGGATTTTGCTCGCAACCGCCAAAGAAAATTCAGAAACCTTCTGCTCCGATATTAAACCGAACGGAGAAAGGGGCTGATAGCGCGAAAGATGTTTCTTCGATGAAACTCGACGAGGGAAAGAAAGCTGCCGCGTCTGAGGAGAAACAGGCTTCTTCCCTTTCGAAACCGTTGGCTCCGAGGTACTCGGAAGTCACCGGAAACGCGTCAGAGCGGCGCTCTATGGAAAAGCGTGGAGAAGAAAGAAATCCGATGGAAGGTGAAGCGAAGGCTCGAGAAACGGAGAATGACACGAGTGCCTTTCAATCTTCCGAGAAGATGTCGCGAACTGAACCGACGCAATTCGCCAGAGATTCCGGCGAAACGTCGGAGAAGAGGCGAGCTGCGTCACGGACGTCTACCTATTTCGCTCCAAGAGCTTACGGAGCTTCCAACGGCTGGAACAGGCAATCGTCGAAGACCGAGGCTAACCGTACGTTCGAGTCGATAATTGGAATACCAGAGAACACGAGCACGCCGTTGAAGTTAACGAGACGAAACGAGGGACAAGGAGTGAAGTCGTCACCGTGCGCCGCTACGCAAGTCAGATTGCAGCAAAACGAAGGTAGAAGCGTACCGAACTCGCGAACGAATTCCTTCGGCAGCGATAGGTCGTCGATGGCCGGAAGTTCAGACGGAGGCTCTCGAAAACCACCGGCTTCGTTTGCCCCGTTTACGACCAGAAGATCTTCCTCGAATTCCTCTTGTTTGTCGAGGAAGCTGGCGGTGTCGGAGAGGACTGGCAACGGATCGAAAAGCGCGTTCAACTCGAACAACTCGCTGAATATTTCTACTTCCAGCGTGAATGCAGCGAGGAAATGTCGCGATAACGACGCCAGATGCCCGAGAGCGAGAAAGTGCGAGCAGGAGAGGCCGAGGAGTAAAAAGGATAGAAAGATTTGCAAACGTTATTGCTGTCCTGCGTTGCAGACGCCGACTCATTGCGATTATAACAGGTTCCAATGCCCAAAACACAAGGTTAAAAATGCCACTCAGATAGAGAAATACGAAGTGAAGAAGGATCCCACGTGTATGCCGAATGAGAAGGATGAACAGTCGAGAGAGTTTTGCACGACTCTGGAGAGGAGCAGGCCTTCTGATCGGGATTGCAAGAGGCAAACAGAGAGGAAATGCAGCAGAGAGAG GAGAGATCGAAGTTGCGATAGGAGGCGAAGAAGATCCTGCGAACGAGAAGAGCAACGAGACTGCTCCAGACAAGAGGAGGGTCGTACGATCTGCACGAAGCCGAGGAAAAGAGATACATCGTGCAAACGTCGAAGGAAATGCAACGATCGCGACTGCGACAGAAGATCGGCGAAATGCACCGGTAGGAGAAACTACACCCAGTCGGCATTTTCAAATCATTCCACGAACGTGCCGAAGAACGTGAAACGCTATTCCTCTTTGCCAGCCTTCGCCTTCCCTCTGATCACTATGAAAAACAGTAAAGAGGCGAAGCAGAGCTTGTTCGTTTCACCGTCTATATGCAAATTTCTGCAATCGCCGCTGGTTCGTTCGAAAAGCGACGACAAATGCAAGAAGCCATCGCCCAAGTGCAAGCCGACAGGTGGCAAAGACGAAGACAAGTGCAAGAGACCGTCTGCAAAGTGTAAGCTGAACGCTGACGTCAAATGTAAAAAGGTGGATAGTTGCAAGAAAGAGAGCACTAAATGTAAAAAAGAGGATCCATGCAAAAGACTGAGGGGAACTTGcgaaaagaagaaggaggatCCTTGCAAGAAAACAAGAGGAACCTgtgaaaagaagaaggaagatcCTTGCAAGAAGGTGAGAGCTACTTGCGGGAAGAGAGAAGATCCTTGCAAGAAAACGAGGACTACTTGTGGGAAGAGAGAAGATCCTTGCAAAAAGAGGACAAGCTGCGGTCCAGAAGTAAAGAAAGTGGAGGATCCTTGCAAGAGAGTAAGATCAGCCTCCGAGAAGAAGGATGATCCTTGCAAAAAAGCCAGCAGGCCCAGTTGTTCCACCAAGGGCGATCCTTGCAAATCATCTGACAAGCTAAAATGCAGTGCTGTGAAGGATACCAAGTGTACATTGGAAGATTCCTGCTCGAAAAAGAGAGAACAAATGTGCCAAG AAAGATGCATGGCATCGTCCACAAGCGCTGAATCGGCAAAAGAGAGGCTGGATAGAGAACGAAAGGAGGTAGAGGAGTGTAAGAGGCACGTTAAGAAAAACGACcacaagaagaaaaaggaatctGCGACTGGTTTAAAGTGTGTCACCAACCCTTGCAAACAACAGCTGAAGGACTCTCAGTCAAAGTTCGCGTCCATTGACCTACCCTTACAAAGCTTcgtgaacgttatatcgaacaCGTGTATGAGCCAAGGCAGCAATTTGGTGAATCTTCCGCGGGATCGATCGTATCCCATCTTGAACTCCGTCAATCATGACGAAGTCAATAGGGAAACGGATCCGCCAGAGCCCACTAGGAATTTTTGGAGCTTCAACGATGAAAACGTAGATCCAGTGGTTACACCTCCGATGGATAATACACCTCAAGATAATAACGAACCAGTAGAGGATGTTCATTCGGGATCGACATCAAATTGGCTCTTTTCGTGGTTCAACTGTAAATATTGA